GCAATGAGTATGCCCTCGATGCGCACACGTTGATCTGGTTTATCGGCGGCAATGCCCGACTGGGCAGTAACGCCCGCGCGGCCCTGCAGGATCCCGGCAGTCGATTGTATCTGCCGGTGATTGCCCTGGCGGAGGCTTGCTGGGCGGTGGCTCGCGGCAAGACCAGTATTCCATCGCTGGCCGCGCTATTGGCCGCCGTTGATGCCGACTCGCGGACCGTGGTCGTGCCGCTGGATCGTGCCATTCTGGACCGGTCGCTCACGTTGTCAGCGATCGGCGAGATGCATGACCGGCTGATCGCTGCCGCTACCTTGCACCTGGCAGGCGTGTCGTCAATCGTGCCTCTTTTGACTTGCGACCCCGACATCGCATCCTCCGGACTCGTCACCGTTGTTTGGTGACCCCTCATCCCTGAGCCCTTCGGCGTTCGTTGAGCAACCGACAAGCGTTCAGAACGACGAGCGGTTGCGGTGTATCTGTGCGTACCGTAGCCATCACGCTCCGCCGTGATGAAAGCCGGCAATCGGAACCCAACCCTCAGGCCTTCCTCGACACCCGACGTCGCTTGCCGTCGGCGGCGCTATACTTCTCGGCCAGCGCGGCCACCTCGGCGGCGATCTCGGCGCGGAGCTCGGCCGGCTCCAATACTTCGGCCGACGAGCCGAAGCTGAGGATGAACGAACGGGCTTCCACCGTGCTGGAAAGCGTCCACTCCGCGATCGCGCCGCCGTCGCGCTGGCGGCTCACACGCTGGCTGGCGTGCATCCGCTTTTCCTGGATGTACCGCGCGGCCGAGGGGGCAAAGCGCACCCGCACCCGCACCGCCTGCTGGCCGTGATAAACGCCCAGCGAGCCGGCCAGGTGCCGCTCGAGGTCGAAGGCGGCGGGACGCTGAAAAGGAAACTTCGTCCGCTCGACCGTTTCGATGCGGTCGACTTTCCGGTGCCGCACCTCGTCGTGCTGCAAAATCAGCCACTGCCGCAAGAGCGGCGAGTGGTCGGCCGGCGTTCGACCCGCTTGTGGACCTTGAGTCATATCAAGCCCATTCTAGCGTCGTTCCGCTGAACCCTCTACCGAATGCCGCTTGGTCGCTTGGTCTGCGGCGGATCCGACTTTCCGGCGGTTCGTGGGGTCTAACGGTCAGTGGGTGGTGGCTGGCGACCCTGCCGGAATTTTTCCGCGGTGCGTGGATTCTTTGGCGTTCGCCAAGCGTATTGCTGGTAGCCGGGGAGAAAAGAGAGAGTGGTTAGCAGTTAGCGGTTGGTGGTTGGTGGTTGGCGGCTGGCAGAGTGTCAGCCGTGCCTAAGAATTGAGCAGTGGCGCCACGCGGCCGCCGGTGCCGATCGGCTTGCGCAAATTTGCGCCAGCCGATGAAACACGGCGTTTTTGCCTAATTGTTCAACCTGACAGAGGTTTTTTGGCGGCTGCTCAAATGATGTGCATAGTGGTCATCCGACTGCCTGTTCTTTGAGCAATTCTTTTGTCCGTGCGGCGGAACAGTGTCGCCGGCGTTCGTCGAGTTGCAGCGAGAAGTCGAAAGAATTCGGTCCCAAGCCAACAGCGCGGTAGAACACAGGGAGCCACGCAGGCGGGGACGCCTGCAACGGATCCAACCCAAGCCAAACGCGAGATAGAACACAGGAATGTTTGAGTGACGCCGGCTGTTCGGCCGAACCCCCCGCGCACGGTGTGTATAAATTTACACACACCGGCGAAACACGAGGTTTTTTGCCTGTCATGCGGTGTGAGTCGAAAAAAATTCGGTCCCAAGCCAACGGCGCGGTAGAACACCGGGAGCCACGCAGGCGGACGAATGCAACCGATCCGACAATACGACGCGCCCAACAACCGCTTCCGGCAGCGGGCCGCCACTGCCAGACCCGCTTGCGGAGCAAGCGGGCTACGTCGCCCGCTCGCTCCGCGAGCGGATCGGCGGTCGCGAAGCGGCGGCCCGCTACGACTGAGGATCCGCAAAGTGCCCGACGGTAGGCGGTAGACGGGGATTGAAGAGCGGCGAACGCCGCCAGAATGCCCAATCCAAAATCCAAAATCGGCAATCCAAAATTGACCACCCCCCCCAGATTTACCGTTGCGGCGCCAAAATGGGCCGCGGCCGACCCTCGGCGCAAGATCCAACGGGCCAACGGCTTGCAGCCAGGGCAAACCGAACGCCTGTTTTGTTTTTGACAACGGTAATTATTCTATGACAAGGGTAATTCGGTTACAATGAACGGCCACACAAATCGCCCAAACGGAGATGCGAATGACGACTGCCGAACGGCCGCTCAAGGTCTACATCAGCGGAAAGCTCTACGACAAGGCCGACGCCAAAATCAGCGTCTACGATCACGGCCTGCTCTACGGCGACGGCGTGTTCGAGGGCATCCGCAGCTACGGCGGCAAAGTTTTCCGCCTGGAAGAACACCTCAAGCGGCTGTGGGACTCGGCCAAGGCCATCTGGCTCACCATTCCCATCTCGCGCGACGACCTGGCGAAAGCGGTCTACGACACGCTCCGGGCCAACAACATCGCCGACGGCTACATCCGGCTGGTGGTCACGCGCGGGGCGGGCACGCTCGGCCTCGATCCCAACCGCACCAGCGACCCGCAGGTGATCATCATCACCGACCATATCTCGCTCTACCCCCGCGAGCTGTACGAGAAGGGCCTGGAGATCATCACGGTCAGCGTCGTCCGCAACCACCCGGCGGCCCTCAGCCCGCGGATCAAGTCGCTCAATTACTTGAACAACATCCTGGCCAAGATCGAGGGCCTGCAGGCCGGCTGCATCGAGGCCCTGATGCTCAACCCCAAAGGCGAGGTGGCCGAGTGTACCGGCGACAACGTGTTTTTGGCGCGCGACGGCGTGCTGCTCACGCCGCCGATCGAGGCCGGCATTTTGGAGGGCGTCACGCGGCAGGCCGTGATCGAGCTGGCCCGCGGGCAAAAGCTCGACGTGCGAGAGATCCCGCTCACCAAGCACGACGTTTACATCGCCGACGAAATGTTCTTGACCGGCACGGCCGCCGAGGTCATTCCGGTGGTGAAAGTCGACAGCCGCGTCATCGGCGGCGGCAAGCCGGGACCGATCACCCGCGACCTGATGGAGCGGTTCCACAAGCTGGCGCGAAGTTAGCGGGGCTGCCCGCGGAAGCCGCGTCAGAAGACGACGGCCGGCAACGTCGAAGCCGGCCGCCGCTTGCTATAATCAGGCGTATGTCTTCTCCGCTTTCCGCCCCTGCCTCGGCGACCGCCGATCGCGACGAGCAGCTTGGACGCCTGTTGGCAAGCATGACCGACGAGCTGCGCGCCGGCCGCTGGGTCGATGTCGACGCGCTGGGCCGCGAGCATCCCGAACTGTCGGCCGAGCTGCGAGAGCTATGGGCCGCCGTGCGGGTGGCCGAAGGCGTGGCGATTGGCCTGAGTGAATCGAGCGGCCCGACGGCCGACTGGCTGCCGGAAGCCACGCTCGTGCCCGGCGATTTGCCGCGCCGCTTCGGCGATTTCGAGCTGCTCGAAGAGCTGGGGCGCGGGGGCATGGGTGTGGTCTACAAGGCGCGGCAGGTCAGCCTGGGCCGAACGGTGGCGGTGAAGATGATCCTGCGGGGCGAGCTGGCGTCGCCGGCCGAGGTGGCCCGCTTTCGCTCGGAGGCCGCCGCCGCGGCCAGGCTGGAGCACCCGCACATCGTGCCCGTCTATGAAGTGGGCGACTGCGACGGCCAGCCCTACTTTGTGATGAAATACATCGAAGGCACGACGCTGGCGCGGCGGTTGGCCGAAGGTCCCACGACCGCGCGCGAGGCCGCCGCCCTGCTGCTCACCGTTTGCCAGGCCATCGAGTTCGCCCATCAGAACGGCGTGCTGCACCGCGATCTGAAGCCCTCGAACATCTTGATCGACGGCGAGGGCCGCTCGCACGTGAGCGATTTTGGACTGGCAAAACAGGTGACGGGCAACCACGAGCTGACGCGCTCCGGCGCGGTCCTCGGCACGCCCAGCTACATGGCGCCCGAACAGGCCGCCGGCAACCGCGGGCAACTCGGCCCCGCCAGCGACGTCTACAGCCTGGGCACGGTCCTCTACCAGATGCTCACGGGCCGGCCTCCCTTTCAGGCGGCCACGCCGGTCGACACCGTGTTGCTGGTGCTCGAACAAGATCCGCTGCCGCCGCGGCTGTTGAACCCCAAGGCCGACCGCGACCTGGAGATGATCGCCCTGAAGTGCTTGCAGAAGCCGCCGCTGTTGCGCTACCCCACCGCCCAGGCATTGGCCGACGACCTGGCCGCCTATCTGCACGACGAACCGATCTCGGCACGCACCGGCCGCTTCACGCAGGTGGTGGCACGTTGGTTCCGCGAGACGCACCACGCCACCGTGCTGGAGAATTGGGGCCTGCTCTGGATGTGGCACAGCCTGGCCCTGTTCGTGATTTGCCTTGTCACCAACGCCTTCCAATGGCAAGGCATCACCTCGACCGGTCCCTACCTGGCGCTCTGGACCGCCGGACTGGGCACCTGGGCGGGCATCTTCTGGGCCCTGCGGCGACGCACCGGTCCCGTGACGTTTGTGGAACGCCAGATCGCTCATATCTGGGCCGGCAGCGTGATCAGCATCTCGGTGCTGTTTCTGGTCGAGAACTTGCTGCGGCTGCCCGTGCTCACGCTCTCGCCGCTGCTGGCCGTGGTGAGTGGAGTGGTCTTCATCTCGAAGGCGGGCATTCTCACCGGGGCGTTTTATCTGCAAGCCGCGGCCTTGTTCGCGACCGCCCTGGTGATGGCCTGGATGGACCGGACCGACATTCCGGGCAGCATCACGCTGTTCGGCGTCGTGTCGGGCCTGTCGTTTTTCTTTCCGGGGCTGAAATACTATCGTCAGCGGATGCGGGGCGAAGGTTGATGTTCGTGGCTTTGACGGTCGTCGTGACGGTACACTTGCTGGCCGTCTATCTGGCCTTGATGGGGCCGGCCATCGGACTTTGGCTGCAATGGCGGGCCGCTGCCGACGAGTTGGCGGCCCGTCTCGACCGGTACTATTTGCGTCTGGCCGTGGGCGGCCTGCTTGTGGCCACGGCGGCGGGCGGCCTGGCCGTGGTTTTGATCGGGCGGCTTTTTCCCGACGCCTACCTGGCCGCGGCACGCGAGCTTCCCACCTCGCGCTACTGGCCCTACGGCGCGATCGAGCTGGTCTTTTCGCTCGGCTGCTTCGTGCTGGCGCTGGCGCTGGCGGGGCACGTGTCTGGCCCGCGCAGCCGGTTTTGGATCCGCTGGCTTGCGACGCTGCTGGGCACGACCAACCTTGTTTACCACTTTCCGCCGCTGTTCGTCATGCTGGGGGTCTTGTGTACCCGGCCAGATACCTGGGGGCATCCCGCGAAGTTCACCACGCTGCTGGCCGACGCTGAAGTGCTGGCCCGCGTGTCGCACCATCTCTTGGCGGCGCTGGCCGTGGCCGGTCTGGCGGCCGTTTGGTATGGAATGCGTCGGGGCGGCGAGTGTCTGCAGGCGGTGGTCTGGGGCGCTCGCATCGGCGTCGCGGCCGTCGTTCTCCAACTTCTGTCGGGCTTGTGGCTGGTGATGGCGATGCCGGTTGAAACGCGGCAAATGTTGCTCGGCGACGACGCTGTTTCGTCCGCGTTGTTTTGCGCGGCGTTCGTCGGCAGTTTGTTTGTCGTGCCGCGACTGGCCGCGATGGCACTGGGCAACGTGGAACGCCGGCACGCGCTGGTTACAATATCGCTGGTTCTGGCCGTGGTTGTGCTGATGACCGCCACCCGGCACCGCACGCGGGAACTTGCCGTTCCCGCCGCCCGCGAATAGGTTAAGATAGGGATTATCCGAGGAGAGAACGACTATGCCACCCTATACCCCACCGCTCGACGAGCACGGATTTCCGATTCCGCCGACGTTTGACGGCCCGGTTTCGCCGCGCCGGTCTTCGCACCTATTGCGCCGCGTGTTCCGCGTGGGCCTGATGCTGGCGTTTATCGCACTGCTGGCCGGCTCTCTGTATGAATTGCCGCTGAATGACTTGCCGCTGATCGGCGGCATCAAGGGCTGGCTGGCCCGCCGATCGCTGACGGTGGCCCAACAGAAACATGCGCGCGGCGACGTGCAGGGGGCGCTGGCCGACGCGGACCGTGCGGCGATGCTAGCGCCAAACGACCCGCTGGTCTACAATTGCCGCGCGAGGCTCCGACTGGAAGCCAACGACGTCACGGGAAGCTTGGAGGACTTCGATCAGCTTGTGCGGCTTGCTCCGCGCTACGCGGGCGGCTATCTCGGACGCAGCATCGCCTATCAGCGGCTCGAGCGGCATCGCGAGGCCATCGACGATTTGACGAAGGCCATCAGCCTCAGCCCCGGCGGAGACGCCATGCCGCGCAACAACCGGGCCTACGCGCGGGCACTGGCCGGCATTGAATTGGATGACGCGATGAGCGACGTGCGGCAGGCCCTCAGCATGACGGAGCAGGACATCCAGGAGTTGGAGCAATTTGGCCAGGGCCGGTCGGCCGCCGTCAAGGTGCTGGTGGCGGAACGCAAGGCGCAGAAGGCCGCCTACCTCGATACGCGCGGCTACATTTTTTTCCTGCAACAGAACTTCGAGTCGGCGCTGGCCGATCTTGACGAGGCGATTCAACTGGCTCTCGACTGGCAAAGAATCGCGTTGCCGCAGAAACCGGCGGAGGAACGGGCGGCCTACGCTCAGCAACTCGACCATGAGTTGTCGGTGATGTACCATCATCGCGGCCAGGTGCTGGAAAAGCTCGGCCGCGAAGAAGAAGCCCAGTCCGACCTGGACCAGGCCGAGAAATTGGGCTACAACCCTGCCCTCGGCGTGTTTTAGTGCGGCCGTAGGTGGGGCCAGCGAGCTTGCCAGCGCCGGCCCACCGTGATGGACGCTCCTAAATGGTGGGCCGGCGCTGGCAAGCTCGCTGGCCCCACCTTACGCTCGTCAGGCCGGCATTGCCCACCCCAGGAAGGATCCTCGATCGTTGGACGGACCCGATTTGCCCACCCCGGTTTCGTTGTCTCGTGGCGCCGACCGCGCCGTTGAGGGCGAGGTCTTGCCTTCGTGGCGGCCGGTGTTGTTCGGTCCCGACGGGTTGCGGCTTGAGCAATGGCTGCGCGACGGTCAGGCGCGGCTGGTAAAGCACGGGCCACAACGGTCGGTGTACCGCGTCGATGCCGCCCAGACGAGCTTCTTCGTCAAGCACTATCGTTGCCGCCGGTGGTGGCAGGCCTTGGCGCATTGGTTTCGGGCGAGTCCTTCGCGCCGCGAGTTTCGCCGTGCCCGTGAAACGCTTCGCCGGCAGGTTCCCACGGCCGAGCCGCTGGCCTGGATCGACTCGCGCCGCGGTGCTCTGGTCTACGACAACTTTCTTGTCACACGTGCCATCGGCGGCTCCTGTACGCTGGAGGAGTGCATCCAGGCCTGCTTGCCGCGATTGCCGTCCGCCGACGCCGCCCGACTGCGTCGCAAGCTCACGCTCAGCCTGGCGCGGCTCTGTGCCGCGGCCCATCGCCAAGGCATCGACCACAATGATCTGCACTTGGGCAACGCGCTGGTGTGCCTGGATACCTGCCACACCGCGGCGGACGACGACCGCCTGCCCGAACTTTCCCTGATCGACTTGCCCGGCGTGCGGCTCGCGCGTCCGCTGAATCGGCGGCGGACGGTTGCCGCTTTGACCATGCTCGGCTCGGCTTGCGCCGACCTGGCCACGCAGAGCGACCAGTGGCGGTTTTGGCGGGCGTATGTTGCCGAGCGGCCGGAGTTACGCGAGGAACGCAAGCTTGCCCGGCGGATCGCGGCGTCCATCCCGCACCGCCGCCGCCGCGTGGCCCGCAGCCGCGACCGCCGGGCATTGAAGACGAACCGCGATTTCTACTTCTGCCGCAGCGGCCGCTCGCGCGCGTGGGCCGTGAGCGATCTTGCTCGCGAGCGGCTCACGCGGCTGCTCGAAGACCCTGGGCAACTGCTGACCGGCAACCTGCACCGAGTCTTCAAGCTTTCGCACCGCAGCGTGGTGGTGCAGGCCGAGCTGCCGCTGGCGACGGCGGAAGTAAGCGTGGCCTATAAGCGGGTCCGGCCGCGCAACTGGTGGAAGACCGTGCTGCACTACTTTCGCCGCAATCCGGCTCTGGAGGCCTGGCATTACGGCCATGCTCTGCTGCTGCGCGGCATCGCCACGGCGCGGCCCTTGGCGGTGGTCGAACGGCCCCGCCGGGGACTGCCCGCCGAGGGCTATCTGGCGACGCAATGGATCGC
This genomic interval from Pirellulales bacterium contains the following:
- a CDS encoding PIN domain-containing protein, with the protein product MGNEYALDAHTLIWFIGGNARLGSNARAALQDPGSRLYLPVIALAEACWAVARGKTSIPSLAALLAAVDADSRTVVVPLDRAILDRSLTLSAIGEMHDRLIAAATLHLAGVSSIVPLLTCDPDIASSGLVTVVW
- a CDS encoding WYL domain-containing protein; the protein is MTQGPQAGRTPADHSPLLRQWLILQHDEVRHRKVDRIETVERTKFPFQRPAAFDLERHLAGSLGVYHGQQAVRVRVRFAPSAARYIQEKRMHASQRVSRQRDGGAIAEWTLSSTVEARSFILSFGSSAEVLEPAELRAEIAAEVAALAEKYSAADGKRRRVSRKA
- the ilvE gene encoding branched-chain-amino-acid transaminase; translation: MTTAERPLKVYISGKLYDKADAKISVYDHGLLYGDGVFEGIRSYGGKVFRLEEHLKRLWDSAKAIWLTIPISRDDLAKAVYDTLRANNIADGYIRLVVTRGAGTLGLDPNRTSDPQVIIITDHISLYPRELYEKGLEIITVSVVRNHPAALSPRIKSLNYLNNILAKIEGLQAGCIEALMLNPKGEVAECTGDNVFLARDGVLLTPPIEAGILEGVTRQAVIELARGQKLDVREIPLTKHDVYIADEMFLTGTAAEVIPVVKVDSRVIGGGKPGPITRDLMERFHKLARS
- a CDS encoding serine/threonine-protein kinase gives rise to the protein MSSPLSAPASATADRDEQLGRLLASMTDELRAGRWVDVDALGREHPELSAELRELWAAVRVAEGVAIGLSESSGPTADWLPEATLVPGDLPRRFGDFELLEELGRGGMGVVYKARQVSLGRTVAVKMILRGELASPAEVARFRSEAAAAARLEHPHIVPVYEVGDCDGQPYFVMKYIEGTTLARRLAEGPTTAREAAALLLTVCQAIEFAHQNGVLHRDLKPSNILIDGEGRSHVSDFGLAKQVTGNHELTRSGAVLGTPSYMAPEQAAGNRGQLGPASDVYSLGTVLYQMLTGRPPFQAATPVDTVLLVLEQDPLPPRLLNPKADRDLEMIALKCLQKPPLLRYPTAQALADDLAAYLHDEPISARTGRFTQVVARWFRETHHATVLENWGLLWMWHSLALFVICLVTNAFQWQGITSTGPYLALWTAGLGTWAGIFWALRRRTGPVTFVERQIAHIWAGSVISISVLFLVENLLRLPVLTLSPLLAVVSGVVFISKAGILTGAFYLQAAALFATALVMAWMDRTDIPGSITLFGVVSGLSFFFPGLKYYRQRMRGEG
- a CDS encoding lipopolysaccharide kinase InaA family protein, whose translation is MDGPDLPTPVSLSRGADRAVEGEVLPSWRPVLFGPDGLRLEQWLRDGQARLVKHGPQRSVYRVDAAQTSFFVKHYRCRRWWQALAHWFRASPSRREFRRARETLRRQVPTAEPLAWIDSRRGALVYDNFLVTRAIGGSCTLEECIQACLPRLPSADAARLRRKLTLSLARLCAAAHRQGIDHNDLHLGNALVCLDTCHTAADDDRLPELSLIDLPGVRLARPLNRRRTVAALTMLGSACADLATQSDQWRFWRAYVAERPELREERKLARRIAASIPHRRRRVARSRDRRALKTNRDFYFCRSGRSRAWAVSDLARERLTRLLEDPGQLLTGNLHRVFKLSHRSVVVQAELPLATAEVSVAYKRVRPRNWWKTVLHYFRRNPALEAWHYGHALLLRGIATARPLAVVERPRRGLPAEGYLATQWIAGANNLHVYAWQLTRRSEAERRRRTRQVAESLGRLLGRMHAWHVSHRDLKGCNILLVERDDSVECHLIDADSVRLPRRLSPFFRAFNLARLATSLEAHCWVTRADRLRFLRAYLGELHRRDPGAWPADWKRAWRAVAKATRRIIGRLNRADREIV